The DNA region GCGCTCGCTCTTGCCGCCGCCGTACACGTCGGCGGTGTCGATGTATCGGCCGCCCGCCTCAGCGTACGCGTCGAGCAGTTCGTGGGCGCGCTTCTCGCCGATCTCGACGTTCCCCTCCTCGGTCTCCTTGCCGAATCGCCAGGTGCCGAACTGGAGTTCGCTCGTCTGGATACCGGTGTCGCCGAACTGGACGAACTCGAGGTCGATGTCGTCGGTGTCGGTCATCGATCGGTCGTTCGTCGCTTCCGGGGAAAAGGGTTCAGCAATCGGCACGCTGTGGAGGCGGCGACGCCGACGCGGGCGCGACGCTCACAGGCGGTCGATCTCACAGGCGGTCGATCACGTCGTCCGCGAACCGTTCGAGCCCGGCCTCGGGGTCGTCGCCGCCGCCGGGCGAGACGAGCACGTGGTCGACGCCGAGGCGGTCGAGCGACCGGAAGTACTCGACGAACCACTCCGCGCCGGCGCGGTAGCCGAGGTGTCGCGGCTCCGGTTCGGCGTCCGGGTCGGCCGCCAGTTCCGTCCGCACGGCCATCGCGTACGGCGCGTCGCCGGCGACCGCACGCCAGTCCTCGAGATACGACTCCAGCGTCGACTCCGGGAGGTGATAGAAGAACCAGCCGTCGCCGTGCTCGGCGATCCAGTCGAGTTCCTGTCGCGCGAATCCGGTCGGGAGGACCGGGATCGATCCCGCCGCCGGCTTCGGCACCGTGTCGAGGTCGCCGTCGAGTCGGCCCCAGTCGCCGGCCGCCTCGGGGAACGACTCGCTCCAGGCGGTTCGCAGGAGCGCGACCGACTCGCGGAAGCGCTCGCCGCGCCCGTCGGCGTCGACGCCGAAGGCGGGGAACTCGGGGTCGCGATCCCCCGT from Halobaculum sp. CBA1158 includes:
- a CDS encoding TIGR03571 family LLM class oxidoreductase is translated as MADLDDHPGYDRLFGGDDLTFGTGFPLTGAREERPDPEEEMRLAARAESLGYAGLWARDVPLYWPRFGDAGQTFDPWTWLGYAAAHTDEVALGTASVVLPLRHPLHVAKSAASLDRISGGRFVLGAATGDRDPEFPAFGVDADGRGERFRESVALLRTAWSESFPEAAGDWGRLDGDLDTVPKPAAGSIPVLPTGFARQELDWIAEHGDGWFFYHLPESTLESYLEDWRAVAGDAPYAMAVRTELAADPDAEPEPRHLGYRAGAEWFVEYFRSLDRLGVDHVLVSPGGGDDPEAGLERFADDVIDRL